In Amycolatopsis sp. EV170708-02-1, the following are encoded in one genomic region:
- a CDS encoding DUF5937 family protein, with protein MTSFWQSRLCCHVFNHNQNVQPSLGDDMLKVRFTAQDLLNVTVADVPAPLMELVLALMTLQRDDNCHVFGGWRRRTIRNLPMRAEPLLQLLSPAGIGPLFLDPPSAGLDDGLSQVLATDRVLVEAELRRICAIDRPQTAWIRQLAVQDRHAWQILEHAITEAHRHVLAAEWSRLQGAFHAESAWRTHFLARHGLERTLASLSAGLRWRDMCLEIGSPDVDGEVTLRGEGVVLLPSLLWAGRVLVAPQPAGPALIIYPALTPLPLHDAETVGDPLAALLGSTRADTLRVLTKPHTTTELARALHVSVPAASVQARTLRDARLITTHRDGKAVLHWCTPLGVSLIAAPTTGPVNDQGGASTAPCA; from the coding sequence ATGACCAGTTTCTGGCAGTCTCGACTGTGCTGCCATGTGTTCAACCACAACCAAAACGTGCAGCCGAGTCTGGGGGATGACATGCTGAAGGTGCGCTTCACCGCACAAGACCTGTTGAATGTCACTGTGGCGGACGTTCCCGCTCCGTTGATGGAACTGGTCCTTGCGCTGATGACGCTGCAGCGCGACGACAATTGCCACGTTTTCGGTGGCTGGCGAAGACGGACGATACGTAATCTGCCAATGCGGGCCGAGCCACTACTGCAATTGCTGTCTCCTGCCGGTATCGGGCCTCTGTTCCTCGACCCGCCGAGTGCCGGGCTGGACGATGGCTTGTCTCAGGTGCTCGCTACCGACCGAGTGCTCGTCGAGGCAGAGTTGCGACGGATCTGCGCGATCGACCGGCCGCAGACCGCCTGGATTCGGCAACTCGCCGTACAGGATCGCCACGCTTGGCAGATCCTCGAACACGCCATCACGGAAGCGCACAGGCACGTCTTGGCCGCGGAGTGGTCACGGCTCCAGGGCGCCTTCCACGCCGAATCCGCTTGGCGCACGCATTTCCTTGCCCGGCATGGGCTCGAGCGCACCCTCGCCAGTCTGTCGGCCGGGTTGCGGTGGCGCGACATGTGCCTGGAGATCGGCTCGCCCGACGTTGACGGGGAAGTGACGTTGCGCGGTGAAGGTGTGGTGCTCCTGCCATCACTGCTGTGGGCCGGCCGGGTTCTCGTGGCGCCTCAGCCTGCAGGACCGGCGTTGATCATCTACCCGGCTCTCACTCCGCTTCCCCTGCACGATGCCGAAACCGTCGGCGATCCTCTTGCGGCACTGCTGGGCAGCACACGAGCGGATACCTTGCGTGTTCTGACCAAGCCGCACACCACGACCGAACTCGCACGCGCCCTGCATGTCTCTGTGCCTGCGGCCTCGGTGCAGGCGAGAACCCTCCGCGACGCCCGGCTGATCACCACTCATCGCGACGGCAAAGCCGTCCTGCATTGGTGCACACCACTCGGCGTCAGTCTGATCGCGGCTCCGACAACCGGGCCCGTGAACGACCAGGGAGGAGCCAGTACCGCCCCGTGCGCTTGA
- a CDS encoding alpha/beta fold hydrolase, which yields MAQVRSDDGTLITYDRSGTGPAVLLVGGGLDDGSENAAIAAELARHFTVYNYARRGRGGSGDTAPYAVAREIDDIQALIGTAGGSAHVFGASSGGALALEAAAAGSAIDRIAVYEVPYMSDASMAEHWSTYVDQLTIALAEGRRWDAVELFMRLAGSSDEEVAATRDSPFGPGLKVLAPTLAYDAACLGDGLPPTTRLARVTQPALVATGAVPDQHMQGLQPGFFDAAADAITAALPNAERRIIEGQSHVADPSVFAAVLAEFFAR from the coding sequence ATGGCACAGGTGAGATCGGACGACGGCACACTCATCACCTACGACCGCAGCGGAACAGGACCGGCGGTCCTCCTCGTCGGCGGAGGCCTCGACGACGGCTCGGAGAACGCGGCGATCGCCGCAGAGCTGGCACGGCACTTCACCGTGTACAACTACGCACGCCGTGGTCGCGGCGGAAGCGGCGACACCGCTCCTTACGCCGTGGCGCGCGAGATCGACGACATCCAGGCGCTGATCGGCACAGCCGGTGGTTCGGCGCACGTGTTCGGCGCCTCCTCCGGTGGCGCGCTGGCGCTGGAAGCCGCAGCCGCCGGCTCGGCGATAGACAGGATCGCGGTGTACGAGGTGCCGTACATGAGCGACGCGTCGATGGCCGAGCACTGGTCGACGTACGTCGACCAGTTGACGATCGCACTGGCCGAGGGCCGGCGTTGGGACGCGGTCGAGCTGTTCATGCGACTGGCCGGCTCGTCCGACGAGGAGGTGGCCGCCACACGTGACTCGCCGTTCGGGCCCGGCCTGAAAGTCCTGGCCCCCACCCTCGCCTACGACGCGGCGTGCCTCGGCGACGGACTCCCGCCGACCACCCGGCTGGCCCGCGTCACGCAACCCGCCCTGGTAGCGACGGGGGCCGTCCCCGACCAGCACATGCAGGGCCTGCAACCCGGCTTCTTCGACGCCGCGGCGGACGCCATCACCGCGGCACTACCCAATGCCGAGCGCCGAATCATCGAGGGGCAGTCGCACGTCGCCGATCCGTCGGTGTTCGCGGCCGTCCTGGCGGAGTTCTTCGCCCGATGA
- a CDS encoding DUF6461 domain-containing protein — protein sequence MEEYREVPPGLAGALVPVVADLVPLLRGRIPRGPAAALGRLGAPDAKPDVFGLEVGRRFAGHGESAALSWLRSLGDPVSERLLGALELTLDALAVTIPYEVETAVPGPDETPRTFGFGMIGGPSAETVTAVRLLDQLRPGLSTLIVSLVEELAGHEALVPLLEPPSELTGEEELAAAHGAAHLALAVAAAAPVLRRAGAPLLAGTSAAVVGVALGAVSALLSESPMPPAYAAALLEKRRAEYVLPVSASGSAEVRGHRFTLAEQHPVLGEPDFSGNGLAVAVPGGIAVRTGLGEGQVPVSARILERAPDEVELDWWDDVVEFSWRAERGDATLSESDSRRHLRTPPWPGDFRVRVHAIGRDGEERERYELMLWQAPPGEDIVHKRGDRLGYVVRGEPVPDIEAPPEAAYRWIRESLLGEAATVTVVGGASPAGVLRAFGADPAEPESAQELAEAFDLDPWVAVLPVEGGVLAVEFNGFQGSYRPVLEPLSREGRTGSLFWNINAVTRLSFADNGNVLASSELGYSEEIADPEVNRALAGLDFGSYRDRLEKGLLAVERYTGYRLRKEDLDRMVEEDVAYRILPHLPELYPEARDPDGARAFPGHGPLGADTDRLAFVPEETLRDLAWRAASAVAEHAGVTGDPVIAEVLAERRLSQEAEIAARRSQLRAHREHSWLWQALHQATNPDPLAAAIGALSAARNAAGSRGEDLLEHARRIAQER from the coding sequence GTGGAGGAGTACAGGGAGGTTCCGCCGGGGTTGGCGGGCGCGCTCGTGCCGGTGGTCGCGGATCTGGTCCCGCTGCTGCGTGGGCGGATCCCGCGCGGTCCTGCGGCGGCGCTCGGCAGGCTGGGCGCGCCGGATGCGAAGCCGGACGTCTTCGGTCTCGAGGTGGGAAGGCGGTTTGCGGGACATGGTGAGTCGGCGGCGTTGAGCTGGCTGCGTTCGCTCGGTGATCCTGTTTCCGAGCGGTTGCTCGGCGCACTCGAACTGACGTTGGATGCGTTGGCCGTCACCATCCCGTACGAGGTCGAGACTGCAGTGCCCGGGCCGGACGAGACTCCGCGGACGTTCGGGTTCGGGATGATCGGCGGGCCGAGCGCCGAGACCGTCACCGCGGTGCGCCTGCTCGATCAGCTGCGGCCAGGGCTCTCCACACTGATCGTGTCACTGGTCGAAGAATTGGCTGGGCACGAGGCCTTGGTCCCGCTGCTTGAGCCCCCGTCGGAGCTCACCGGCGAGGAGGAACTGGCGGCGGCGCACGGAGCTGCGCACCTCGCGCTGGCCGTCGCGGCCGCCGCGCCGGTGTTGCGGAGGGCAGGAGCTCCGCTCCTCGCAGGAACGTCCGCAGCCGTCGTCGGCGTCGCGCTGGGCGCTGTTTCGGCTTTGTTGAGCGAAAGCCCGATGCCACCGGCGTACGCGGCCGCGCTGCTGGAGAAACGCCGGGCTGAATACGTTCTGCCGGTCTCGGCGTCGGGTTCGGCGGAGGTGCGGGGGCATCGGTTCACCCTGGCCGAGCAACACCCTGTCCTCGGCGAGCCCGACTTCAGCGGGAACGGCCTGGCCGTCGCCGTCCCCGGCGGGATCGCCGTCCGGACCGGGCTGGGGGAGGGCCAGGTGCCCGTGTCGGCGCGGATCCTCGAAAGAGCGCCGGACGAGGTGGAACTCGACTGGTGGGACGATGTCGTCGAGTTCTCCTGGCGGGCGGAACGGGGCGACGCCACCTTGAGCGAAAGCGACTCGCGGCGGCACTTGAGAACACCGCCGTGGCCGGGCGATTTCCGCGTGCGGGTGCACGCGATCGGCCGAGACGGCGAGGAGCGCGAGCGCTACGAACTCATGCTGTGGCAGGCACCGCCGGGCGAGGACATCGTGCACAAACGCGGTGACAGGCTCGGTTACGTCGTCCGCGGTGAACCCGTGCCTGACATCGAGGCGCCCCCGGAGGCCGCCTATCGGTGGATCCGCGAGAGCCTGCTCGGTGAGGCGGCGACGGTCACGGTGGTCGGGGGCGCCTCACCCGCCGGGGTGCTCCGCGCCTTCGGTGCGGACCCGGCCGAACCGGAGTCCGCGCAGGAGTTGGCCGAGGCATTCGACCTTGATCCCTGGGTGGCCGTGCTTCCGGTCGAGGGCGGGGTACTTGCCGTCGAGTTCAACGGTTTCCAAGGTTCGTACCGGCCGGTGCTGGAGCCGTTGTCACGGGAAGGTCGTACGGGCAGCCTGTTCTGGAATATCAACGCCGTGACCCGGTTGTCCTTCGCGGACAACGGGAACGTCCTCGCGTCGTCCGAACTCGGATACTCGGAGGAGATCGCCGACCCTGAGGTGAACCGAGCGTTGGCCGGTCTGGATTTCGGCAGCTATCGCGACAGGCTGGAGAAGGGCCTGCTCGCCGTCGAGCGGTACACCGGATACCGGTTGCGGAAGGAAGATCTCGACCGGATGGTCGAGGAGGATGTCGCCTATCGCATCCTGCCACACCTGCCCGAACTGTATCCCGAGGCGCGTGATCCCGACGGTGCGCGCGCGTTCCCCGGTCATGGCCCTCTGGGAGCGGACACCGATCGGCTGGCCTTCGTACCCGAGGAGACGCTGCGAGACCTGGCGTGGCGGGCGGCGTCGGCCGTGGCCGAGCACGCCGGGGTCACCGGAGACCCCGTCATCGCGGAAGTGCTCGCGGAGCGTCGGCTGAGCCAGGAGGCGGAAATCGCGGCCAGGCGATCGCAGCTGCGGGCGCATCGGGAGCACTCCTGGCTATGGCAGGCACTCCACCAGGCAACCAACCCGGACCCGCTCGCCGCCGCGATCGGTGCGCTGTCAGCGGCACGTAACGCGGCCGGGTCGCGCGGCGAGGACCTGCTCGAGCACGCGCGGCGAATAGCTCAAGAGCGATAG
- a CDS encoding helix-turn-helix domain-containing protein: protein MRGFDDPCGIARALGQIGERWALLVVRELLLGPKRFSDLRRGLPGISENVLSQRLRELEHANLVRRRRFAPSSTSAYELTGRGRELEPVLMELRRWGEYVPLGDAVSPALGIDALVLALTGRFTAGDATPRDAVVQLRFDDDHFLLVIKNGRLLAKRAEVDDADSTITTTAATLQSLVFDERTIADAERSGDLTITGDRDTVEHLLRCSRHSGEARPVPTTEQKSDQARR, encoded by the coding sequence ATGCGTGGCTTTGACGATCCGTGTGGCATCGCCCGAGCGCTGGGTCAAATCGGGGAGCGCTGGGCACTGCTGGTGGTACGCGAACTGCTCCTCGGCCCGAAACGGTTCAGTGACCTGCGCCGCGGACTGCCGGGTATCAGTGAAAACGTTCTGTCGCAACGGCTTCGGGAGTTGGAACACGCGAACCTCGTGCGCAGGCGCAGGTTCGCACCAAGCAGCACCTCGGCCTACGAACTGACCGGCCGAGGTCGTGAACTTGAGCCCGTCCTGATGGAGCTGCGCCGGTGGGGCGAGTACGTCCCACTAGGTGACGCCGTCAGTCCGGCTCTCGGCATCGACGCCCTGGTTCTCGCCTTGACAGGCAGGTTCACCGCCGGCGACGCGACACCCCGCGACGCGGTCGTCCAGCTGCGGTTCGACGACGACCACTTCCTGCTGGTGATCAAGAACGGGAGGCTTCTGGCCAAGCGTGCCGAGGTCGACGACGCCGACTCCACTATCACCACGACCGCCGCAACTTTGCAGTCACTCGTGTTCGACGAACGCACCATCGCCGACGCCGAGCGGTCAGGTGACCTGACCATCACCGGCGACCGTGACACGGTCGAGCACCTGCTGCGTTGTTCCCGGCACAGCGGAGAAGCGCGTCCGGTGCCAACCACGGAGCAGAAATCTGATCAGGCAAGGCGCTGA